One genomic region from Myxocyprinus asiaticus isolate MX2 ecotype Aquarium Trade chromosome 27, UBuf_Myxa_2, whole genome shotgun sequence encodes:
- the LOC127418340 gene encoding tubulin beta-4B chain-like, which yields MREIVHLQAGQCGNQIGAKFWEVISDEHGIDPTGSYHGDSDLQLDRINVYYNEASGGKYVPRAVLVDLEPGTMDSVRSGPFGQIFRPDNFVFGQSGAGNNWAKGHYTEGAELVDSVLDVVRKEAESCDCLQGFQLTHSLGGGTGSGMGTLLISKIREEYPDRIMNTFSVVPSPKVSDTVVEPYNATLSVHQLVENTDETYCIDNEALYDICFRTLKLTTPTYGDLNHLVSATMSGVTTCLRFPGQLNADLRKLAVNMVPFPRLHFFMPGFAPLTSRGSQQYRALTVPELTQQMFDAKNMMAACDPRHGRYLTVAAVFRGRMSMKEVDEQMLNVQNKNSSYFVEWIPNNVKTAVCDIPPRGLKMAATFIGNSTAIQELFKRISEQFTAMFRRKAFLHWYTGEGMDEMEFTEAESNMNDLVSEYQQYQDATAEEEGEFEEEGEEELA from the exons ATGAGGGAGATTGTGCATTTACAGGCTGGGCAGTGCGGTAACCAAATTGGTGCCAAG TTCTGGGAAGTCATTAGTGACGAGCATGGAATTGATCCTACAGGCAGTTACCATGGCGACAGTGACCTTCAGCTGGACAGAATTAATGTGTATTACAATGAAGCCTCGG GTGGGAAATACGTTCCACGTGCCGTGCTGGTGGATTTGGAGCCTGGCACAATGGACTCCGTGAGGTCTGGTCCATTTGGTCAGATCTTCAGACCAGACAACTTTGTCTTTG GCCAGAGTGGTGCTGGAAACAATTGGGCTAAGGGCCACTACACCGAAGGAGCTGAGCTGGTGGACTCTGTTTTGGATGTGGTTCGCAAAGAGGCAGAGAGCTGCGACTGTCTGCAGGGCTTCCAGCTCACCCACTCCCTGGGTGGTGGCACCGGTTCTGGCATGGGCACCCTCCTCATCAGCAAAATTCGCGAGGAGTACCCGGACCGTATCATGAACACCTTTAGCGTGGTGCCCTCTCCCAAAGTCTCGGACACAGTGGTGGAGCCCTACAACGCCACACTGTCCGTCCACCAGCTGGTGGAGAACACAGATGAGACGTACTGCATCGATAACGAAGCTCTGTATGACATCTGCTTCCGCACGCTCAAACTCACAACGCCCACTTATGGCGACCTCAACCACCTAGTCTCCGCTACCATGAGTGGTGTCACAACCTGCTTGAGGTTCCCCGGCCAGTTGAATGCCGATCTTCGTAAATTAGCGGTCAACATGGTACCGTTCCCCCGTCTGCACTTCTTCATGCCTGGCTTTGCTCCGCTGACCAGCCGAGGCAGCCAGCAGTACCGCGCCCTCACTGTCCCCGAGCTTACCCAGCAGATGTTTGATGCCAAGAACATGATGGCTGCCTGCGACCCGCGTCACGGCCGCTACCTGACTGTCGCCGCTGTCTTCCGTGGCCGCATGTCCATGAAGGAGGTGGATGAACAGATGCTCAATGTTCAGAACAAGAACAGCAGCTACTTTGTCGAGTGGATCCCCAACAATGTCAAGACCGCTGTCTGTGACATCCCACCCCGTGGCCTCAAGATGGCCGCCACCTTCATCGGCAACAGCACGGCCATCCAGGAGCTGTTTAAGCGAATTTCGGAGCAGTTCACTGCCATGTTCAGGCGCAAGGCTTTCCTGCATTGGTACACTGGAGAGGGCATGGATGAAATGGAGTTCACCGAGGCGGAGAGCAACATGAACGACCTGGTGTCTGAGTACCAGCAGTACCAGGATGCCACCGCTGAGGAGGAAGGAGAGTTTGAGGAGGAGGGAGAAGAGGAGCTTGCTTAA
- the LOC127418338 gene encoding lysyl oxidase homolog 3A isoform X3, whose product MGVCVQIRMVGGRMEHEGRVEVHVMSRWGTVCSDKWTTREAMVACRQLGLSYCLHAITETWYWDSSNVTEMVLSGVKCKGDEMILTDCQHHSVISCNRAGVQFSAGVICSDTASDLVLNAPLVEQTVYIEDRPLHMLYCAAEENCLTKSAAKANWPYGHRRLLRFSSQIHNIGRADFRPRLGRQSWVWHECHRHYHSMDIFTYYDLLSLNGTKVADGHKASFCLEDTECHEGVSKQYECANFGEQGITVGCWDLYRHDIDCQWIDITDVKPGNYILQVVINPNFEVAESDFTNNAMRCNCKYDGNRVWLHKCHLGDSFSEEAEKQFEHYPGQLNNKIS is encoded by the exons A TGGGGGTCTGTGTGCAGATCCGTATGGTGGGGGGCAGGATGGAACACGAGGGTCGTGTGGAGGTTCATGTCATGTCCAGGTGGGGAACTGTATGCAGTGACAAATGGACAACGAGAGAAGCCATGGTGGCATGTAGACAGTTAGGCCTCAGTTACTGCCTGCATGCTATCACT GAAACGTGGTACTGGGATAGCAGTAATGTCACAGAGATGGTGCTGAGCGGGGTGAAATGTAAGGGAGATGAGATGATTCTGACCGACTGTCAgcatcattctgtcatcagctgCAACAGAGCGGGAGTGCAGTTCTCCGCTGGCGTCATCTGCTCAGACA CGGCTTCTGACCTGGTCTTGAATGCCCCATTGGTGGAGCAGACTGTTTACATCGAAGACCGACCCCTACACATGCTGTACTGTGCGGCAGAGGAGAACTGCCTCACCAAATCTGCTGCTAAAGCCAACTGGCCGTACGGCCACCGTCGCCTGCTGCGTTTCTCCTCCCAGATCCACAATATCGGCAGGGCTGACTTCCGGCCACGGCTCGGCCGCCAATCCTGGGTGTGGCACGAATGCCATAG ACACTATCATAGTATGGACATCTTCACATATTATGACCTACTGTCTCTAAATGGGACCAAAGTGGCAGATGGACATAAAGCAAGTTTCTGCCTGGAGGACACTGAGTGCCATGAAG GTGTTTCGAAGCAATATGAATGTGCTAACTTTGGCGAGCAGGGCATCACAGTGGGCTGCTGGGACTTGTACAGACATGATATTGACTGCCAGTGGATTGACATCACAGATGTTAAACCAGGAAACTATATATTACAG GTCGTAATAAACCCCAACTTTGAGGTAGCTGAGAGTGACTTCACCAACAACGCTATGCGGTGCAACTGCAAATACGATGGCAACCGTGTCTGGTTGCATAAATGTCATCTTG GTGATTCATTTAGTGAGGAGGCTGAAAAACAGTTTGAGCACTATCCTGGGCAGCTGAACAACAAGATCTCATAA
- the LOC127418338 gene encoding lysyl oxidase homolog 3A isoform X4 has translation MVGGRMEHEGRVEVHVMSRWGTVCSDKWTTREAMVACRQLGLSYCLHAITETWYWDSSNVTEMVLSGVKCKGDEMILTDCQHHSVISCNRAGVQFSAGVICSDTASDLVLNAPLVEQTVYIEDRPLHMLYCAAEENCLTKSAAKANWPYGHRRLLRFSSQIHNIGRADFRPRLGRQSWVWHECHRHYHSMDIFTYYDLLSLNGTKVADGHKASFCLEDTECHEGVSKQYECANFGEQGITVGCWDLYRHDIDCQWIDITDVKPGNYILQVVINPNFEVAESDFTNNAMRCNCKYDGNRVWLHKCHLGDSFSEEAEKQFEHYPGQLNNKIS, from the exons ATGGTGGGGGGCAGGATGGAACACGAGGGTCGTGTGGAGGTTCATGTCATGTCCAGGTGGGGAACTGTATGCAGTGACAAATGGACAACGAGAGAAGCCATGGTGGCATGTAGACAGTTAGGCCTCAGTTACTGCCTGCATGCTATCACT GAAACGTGGTACTGGGATAGCAGTAATGTCACAGAGATGGTGCTGAGCGGGGTGAAATGTAAGGGAGATGAGATGATTCTGACCGACTGTCAgcatcattctgtcatcagctgCAACAGAGCGGGAGTGCAGTTCTCCGCTGGCGTCATCTGCTCAGACA CGGCTTCTGACCTGGTCTTGAATGCCCCATTGGTGGAGCAGACTGTTTACATCGAAGACCGACCCCTACACATGCTGTACTGTGCGGCAGAGGAGAACTGCCTCACCAAATCTGCTGCTAAAGCCAACTGGCCGTACGGCCACCGTCGCCTGCTGCGTTTCTCCTCCCAGATCCACAATATCGGCAGGGCTGACTTCCGGCCACGGCTCGGCCGCCAATCCTGGGTGTGGCACGAATGCCATAG ACACTATCATAGTATGGACATCTTCACATATTATGACCTACTGTCTCTAAATGGGACCAAAGTGGCAGATGGACATAAAGCAAGTTTCTGCCTGGAGGACACTGAGTGCCATGAAG GTGTTTCGAAGCAATATGAATGTGCTAACTTTGGCGAGCAGGGCATCACAGTGGGCTGCTGGGACTTGTACAGACATGATATTGACTGCCAGTGGATTGACATCACAGATGTTAAACCAGGAAACTATATATTACAG GTCGTAATAAACCCCAACTTTGAGGTAGCTGAGAGTGACTTCACCAACAACGCTATGCGGTGCAACTGCAAATACGATGGCAACCGTGTCTGGTTGCATAAATGTCATCTTG GTGATTCATTTAGTGAGGAGGCTGAAAAACAGTTTGAGCACTATCCTGGGCAGCTGAACAACAAGATCTCATAA